A part of Gemmatimonas groenlandica genomic DNA contains:
- a CDS encoding sigma-54-dependent transcriptional regulator, whose amino-acid sequence MSARRILVVDDEPGIRQALGQLLEYEGYEVKTATGGAEGITIYDSFRPQLVFLDVKMAGLDGLEVLKRLRQADPNATVVMISGHATIQTAVEATQLGAYDILEKPLDTDRVLVLLRNAFETRLLTEENERLRETIESRYEIVGRTYGIRALLERIDKVAGTPARVLITGENGTGKELVARAIHRGSLRAKKPFVEVNCAAIPSELIESELFGHMKGSFTGAIADRAGKFEQADGGTLFLDEIGDMSLSAQAKVLRVLQDGFVTRIGGSKPIQVDVRVLAATNKLLEDEIANGRFREDLFYRLNVVPITVPPLRERREDIEQLVVYFLQQFAARDGLPARGITDEALVRLSELDWPGNVRELRNTVERLVILASAATITATDVERLVGKRSAEPAGLGNLVDCTTFEEFKVAAERAFLLAKLRAFDWNVSETARALDMPRSNLYKKIERYALTRESTPA is encoded by the coding sequence ATGAGCGCGCGCCGCATTCTCGTCGTCGATGACGAACCGGGTATCCGTCAGGCCCTTGGCCAGCTGCTCGAGTACGAGGGCTACGAGGTCAAGACTGCGACGGGTGGTGCCGAGGGCATCACGATCTACGACAGCTTCCGTCCGCAGCTTGTGTTCCTCGACGTGAAGATGGCGGGCCTCGATGGACTCGAGGTGCTCAAGCGTCTGCGGCAGGCCGATCCCAACGCCACCGTGGTGATGATCAGCGGGCACGCCACGATTCAAACCGCGGTTGAAGCCACGCAACTCGGCGCCTACGACATTCTCGAGAAGCCGCTCGATACGGATCGCGTGCTGGTGCTGCTGCGCAATGCGTTCGAAACGCGTTTGCTCACGGAAGAGAACGAGCGGCTGCGCGAAACGATCGAATCGCGCTACGAAATCGTGGGGCGCACGTACGGTATACGCGCATTGCTCGAGCGCATCGACAAGGTGGCCGGCACGCCGGCGCGCGTGCTCATCACGGGCGAGAACGGCACGGGCAAGGAACTCGTGGCGCGGGCCATTCATCGCGGGTCACTGCGCGCGAAGAAGCCGTTCGTGGAAGTGAACTGCGCAGCGATTCCGTCGGAGCTTATCGAGAGTGAGCTGTTCGGTCATATGAAGGGCTCGTTCACCGGTGCCATCGCCGATCGCGCCGGCAAGTTCGAGCAGGCCGATGGCGGTACGCTGTTTCTCGACGAGATCGGCGACATGTCGCTGAGCGCGCAGGCCAAGGTGTTGCGCGTGTTGCAGGACGGCTTCGTGACGCGCATCGGCGGCAGCAAGCCGATTCAGGTGGACGTGCGCGTACTGGCCGCCACCAACAAGTTGCTCGAAGACGAGATCGCCAACGGCCGCTTCCGCGAAGACTTGTTCTATCGGCTCAACGTGGTGCCCATCACGGTGCCGCCGCTGCGCGAGCGTCGCGAGGATATCGAGCAGCTGGTAGTGTATTTCCTGCAGCAGTTCGCCGCTCGCGACGGCTTGCCGGCGCGCGGCATCACCGATGAGGCGCTGGTGCGCTTGTCGGAGCTCGATTGGCCCGGCAACGTGCGCGAGTTGCGCAACACGGTGGAGCGTTTGGTGATTCTGGCCAGCGCCGCAACGATCACGGCCACCGACGTGGAGCGACTCGTCGGAAAACGGTCGGCCGAGCCGGCGGGGCTGGGCAACCTGGTAGACTGCACCACCTTCGAGGAGTTCAAGGTGGCCGCCGAGCGGGCGTTTCTGCTGGCCAAGCTGCGCGCCTTCGACTGGAACGTGTCGGAGACGGCGCGGGCGCTGGACATGCCCCGGTCGAATCTCTACAAGAAGATCGAGCGTTATGCTTTGACGCGAGAAAGCACGCCGGCGTGA
- a CDS encoding YajQ family cyclic di-GMP-binding protein, protein MASTYSFDVTTSVDLQEVDNAVNQTQKEIAQRFDFKGALVEIEFKRTDSIVNLATDSDMRMEALFDALRGKLIKRGVPVKNLDIGDVKPGGGDVLRREIKLKMALESEQAKKVSATIKDAKLKKVTASIQGDQVRVSSPDKDALQDAIAVLRKADFEVELQFGNFR, encoded by the coding sequence ATGGCTTCTACGTATTCCTTCGACGTCACGACCAGCGTCGACCTGCAGGAAGTGGACAACGCGGTCAATCAGACCCAGAAGGAGATCGCCCAGCGATTCGACTTCAAGGGCGCCTTGGTCGAGATCGAGTTCAAGCGCACCGATAGCATCGTGAACCTGGCCACCGACAGCGATATGCGCATGGAAGCGCTGTTCGACGCGCTGCGCGGCAAGCTGATCAAGCGTGGCGTGCCGGTGAAGAATCTGGACATCGGTGATGTGAAGCCGGGCGGCGGCGACGTGCTCCGCCGCGAGATCAAGCTCAAGATGGCGCTCGAGTCCGAGCAGGCCAAGAAGGTGTCGGCCACGATCAAGGACGCGAAGCTCAAGAAGGTCACGGCCAGCATTCAGGGTGATCAGGTGCGCGTATCGAGCCCCGATAAGGACGCGCTGCAGGATGCGATCGCGGTGCTTCGGAAGGCGGACTTCGAGGTGGAGCTGCAGTTCGGCAATTTCCGCTAG
- the hemL gene encoding glutamate-1-semialdehyde 2,1-aminomutase, producing the protein MSSPTELAAMLTSRPSARSAEIMARARARFPGGVNSPVRAFGGVGGEPFVAKRGKGALVWDADGNEYLDYILSWGPLVLGHAPDVVLEAVSRAMQDGTSFGMPTEREVELADKIAERMPHMEMVRFTSSGTEAAMTIARLARAITGREYILKFEGCYHGHADAFLVRAGSGVATLGLPDSPGVPAALAKLTLTCRYNDLEEAARIAREYPLAAIMLEPIVGNSGFIEPLPEFIPGLRKIADETGALLVFDEVMTGFRIAFGGARERFGVTPDLTALGKVIGGGLPVAAYGGRRELMQNVAPTGKVYQAGTLSGNPLAMAAGLATLGALTQEVHDGITAQTGVLVQGMRDIAARHGVPFSASHSGSMWGFFFRDEPVHTYDDAKLSDTVLFKRFFHAARRRGVSLAPSAFEAGFMSSAHGDAEIAETLTRLDDALGAAVAQRD; encoded by the coding sequence ATGAGCAGTCCGACAGAACTCGCAGCCATGTTGACGTCGCGCCCGAGCGCGCGTTCCGCCGAAATCATGGCGCGAGCGCGCGCTCGTTTTCCGGGCGGCGTGAACTCGCCCGTGCGCGCTTTCGGCGGCGTGGGTGGAGAACCGTTCGTCGCCAAGCGCGGCAAAGGCGCCTTGGTGTGGGACGCCGATGGCAACGAGTATCTCGATTACATCTTGTCATGGGGCCCGTTGGTGCTTGGGCATGCCCCTGATGTCGTTCTCGAGGCGGTGTCGCGTGCCATGCAGGACGGCACCAGCTTCGGCATGCCCACCGAGCGTGAGGTGGAGCTGGCCGACAAGATCGCCGAGCGGATGCCGCACATGGAGATGGTGCGCTTCACGTCCAGTGGCACCGAAGCGGCGATGACCATTGCGCGGCTGGCCCGTGCCATCACGGGACGCGAGTACATCCTCAAGTTCGAAGGCTGTTACCACGGCCATGCCGATGCGTTCCTGGTGCGCGCGGGGTCGGGGGTGGCCACGCTCGGGCTTCCCGATTCGCCGGGCGTCCCGGCGGCGCTGGCCAAGCTGACGCTGACCTGCCGCTACAACGACCTCGAGGAGGCGGCCCGCATCGCCCGCGAGTACCCGTTGGCCGCCATCATGCTCGAGCCGATCGTGGGCAACAGCGGCTTCATCGAGCCGCTCCCCGAGTTCATCCCCGGATTGCGGAAGATCGCTGACGAAACCGGGGCGTTGCTCGTCTTTGATGAAGTCATGACCGGTTTCCGTATCGCCTTCGGCGGCGCTCGCGAGCGCTTTGGTGTCACCCCCGATCTCACTGCCTTGGGCAAGGTGATCGGCGGAGGCCTGCCGGTGGCTGCCTATGGTGGCCGTCGTGAGCTCATGCAGAACGTGGCGCCCACGGGCAAGGTGTATCAGGCCGGCACGCTCTCGGGCAATCCGTTGGCGATGGCGGCGGGACTCGCCACGCTCGGTGCGCTCACGCAAGAGGTGCACGACGGCATCACGGCGCAGACGGGTGTGCTGGTCCAGGGGATGCGGGACATCGCTGCGCGACATGGCGTGCCGTTTTCGGCCAGCCATTCCGGCTCGATGTGGGGCTTCTTCTTCCGCGACGAGCCTGTGCACACGTACGACGACGCCAAGTTGTCGGATACGGTGCTGTTCAAGCGGTTCTTTCACGCGGCGCGCCGTCGTGGTGTATCGCTGGCGCCGTCGGCGTTCGAAGCAGGGTTCATGTCGTCGGCGCACGGCGATGCGGAAATCGCCGAGACACTCACCCGGCTCGACGACGCGCTTGGCGCGGCCGTCGCGCAACGGGACTAG
- a CDS encoding aldehyde dehydrogenase family protein produces MTTFHNFIGGAWVAPLTGEYFENRNPADQQDVIGRFPASGVADVDAAVASAQRGFERWKRTPAPARGDVLRRVGDLMAARKEEIANLMTREMGKPLAETRGDVQEGIDTAYYAATEGRRLFGHTVPSELANKWAMTMRRPIGVCGLITPFNFPMAIPTWKAFPALLCGNSVILKPAEDVPHTATVLVEILLEAGLPPEVIQLVHGMGEVVGKALVEHPQVPVISFTGSTETGRFVGETCGRMHKRLSLEMGGKNAQIVLDDADLDLAVDGVLWGAFGTTGQRCTATSRLILQAGIHDTFVEKLVARAQALVLGDGRVAGHDVGPLVSEASREKVERYVQIGKEQGATLRCGGARATGGALDAGFFFQPTIFTNVTAGSRLEQEEIFGPVLSVIQVATVEQAFAVNNGVRYGLSSSVYTSNVNVAFRALQDLDNGITYVNAPTIGAEAHLPFGGVKETGNGHREGGWEVYEFYSETKVGYVDYSGALQRAQIDNY; encoded by the coding sequence ATGACGACTTTTCACAACTTCATTGGCGGCGCGTGGGTCGCGCCGCTGACCGGCGAGTATTTCGAGAATCGAAATCCGGCCGACCAGCAGGACGTGATCGGCCGCTTCCCGGCCTCCGGCGTGGCTGACGTGGACGCCGCCGTGGCGAGTGCGCAGCGCGGATTCGAGCGCTGGAAGCGCACCCCGGCACCGGCGCGCGGTGATGTGCTGCGTCGGGTCGGCGATCTGATGGCGGCGCGCAAGGAAGAGATCGCGAATCTGATGACGCGCGAGATGGGCAAGCCACTCGCGGAGACGCGTGGTGATGTGCAGGAAGGCATCGATACGGCGTATTACGCGGCCACCGAAGGACGGCGCTTGTTCGGCCACACGGTGCCAAGCGAACTGGCCAACAAGTGGGCCATGACGATGCGTCGCCCGATCGGCGTGTGCGGGCTGATCACGCCGTTCAATTTCCCGATGGCCATTCCCACGTGGAAGGCTTTCCCGGCACTGCTCTGTGGCAACTCGGTGATCCTCAAGCCCGCCGAAGATGTGCCGCACACGGCCACCGTGCTGGTGGAGATCCTGCTCGAAGCCGGCTTGCCGCCCGAAGTGATTCAGCTGGTGCACGGCATGGGCGAAGTGGTTGGTAAGGCGCTGGTGGAGCATCCGCAGGTGCCGGTGATTTCGTTCACGGGCTCGACCGAAACGGGACGGTTCGTGGGCGAGACGTGCGGCCGTATGCACAAGCGGTTGTCTCTCGAGATGGGCGGCAAGAACGCGCAGATCGTGCTCGACGATGCCGACCTCGATCTCGCCGTCGACGGAGTGCTGTGGGGGGCGTTCGGAACCACGGGTCAGCGCTGCACTGCCACCAGCCGCCTGATCCTGCAGGCCGGAATTCACGACACCTTCGTGGAGAAGCTCGTGGCGCGCGCGCAGGCACTCGTGCTCGGCGACGGTCGCGTCGCGGGCCACGACGTCGGTCCGCTGGTGAGCGAAGCGTCGCGTGAAAAAGTCGAGCGCTACGTGCAGATCGGGAAAGAGCAGGGTGCCACGCTGCGTTGCGGAGGCGCGCGGGCCACGGGTGGTGCGCTCGACGCCGGGTTCTTTTTCCAGCCCACGATCTTCACGAATGTGACCGCCGGATCACGATTGGAGCAGGAAGAAATCTTCGGGCCGGTGCTGTCGGTGATCCAGGTCGCTACCGTCGAGCAGGCGTTTGCGGTAAACAACGGTGTCCGCTACGGGCTGTCGTCGTCGGTGTACACGAGCAACGTGAACGTCGCCTTCCGCGCGCTGCAGGATCTCGACAACGGCATCACGTACGTGAACGCGCCCACGATCGGCGCTGAAGCGCATTTGCCCTTTGGTGGTGTGAAGGAAACGGGCAACGGACATCGCGAAGGCGGCTGGGAGGTGTACGAGTTCTACTCGGAGACCAAGGTGGGCTACGTGGACTACTCCGGAGCACTCCAGCGCGCGCAGATCGACAACTATTGA
- a CDS encoding N-acyl homoserine lactonase family protein, with the protein MTSRLFALRRTLVLASLALVAAAPLVPVARPLGAQSAPEIFAVRYGALANFPVSSLIAGADTSRRLDVALTVWVIKPGDGRIVLVDAGFYREKFMTRWKPVDYQKPSDAIRVLGIAPEQVTDIIVSHVHWDHADGIDLFPNATVWIQRDEYEHHVGEGGVSLDRAADALDAAMLHTLRQAGRVKLVNGDAQEIMPGIRVYTGGKHTFASQYAGVITARGTVVLASDNAYLYENLDSRTPIAQTLDRVSNLAAQQRMLELAGTTGVVVPGHDPAVFTRFPAAGKGAVRIR; encoded by the coding sequence ATGACATCCAGACTCTTTGCACTGCGTCGCACCCTGGTCCTGGCCTCGCTCGCGCTGGTCGCGGCCGCCCCCCTCGTTCCAGTCGCCCGGCCGCTCGGCGCGCAGTCCGCTCCCGAGATCTTCGCCGTGCGCTACGGAGCGCTCGCCAATTTTCCGGTGTCGTCGCTCATCGCCGGGGCCGACACGTCGCGCCGTCTGGATGTCGCGCTGACCGTGTGGGTGATCAAGCCGGGCGACGGGCGCATCGTGCTCGTCGACGCCGGCTTCTACCGCGAGAAGTTCATGACGCGCTGGAAACCGGTGGACTATCAGAAGCCGTCGGATGCGATTCGCGTGCTTGGCATCGCGCCGGAGCAGGTCACCGATATCATCGTGTCGCACGTGCACTGGGATCATGCCGATGGCATCGATCTGTTTCCCAACGCGACCGTGTGGATTCAGCGCGACGAATACGAACACCACGTGGGCGAGGGCGGCGTGTCGCTCGATCGTGCCGCCGATGCGCTCGATGCGGCGATGCTGCACACGCTGCGTCAGGCCGGTCGCGTGAAACTCGTGAATGGCGATGCCCAGGAGATCATGCCCGGCATCCGTGTGTACACCGGCGGCAAGCACACCTTCGCGTCGCAGTACGCCGGCGTGATCACGGCGCGCGGAACGGTGGTGTTGGCCTCTGACAATGCCTACCTGTACGAAAACCTCGACTCCCGCACACCGATTGCGCAGACGCTCGATCGGGTGTCGAACCTCGCGGCGCAACAGCGTATGCTGGAGTTGGCGGGCACCACGGGTGTCGTGGTGCCCGGACATGACCCAGCGGTGTTCACGCGGTTCCCGGCGGCAGGGAAGGGCGCCGTGCGCATCCGCTAG
- the lepB gene encoding signal peptidase I, whose translation MAPNKDHRANALRAANGRSRRRALSFGWLWEWAKVLPPAVLLFLVLRTFVVEAYKIPSGSMERTLLVGDFLLVNKWLYGAEVPYTHRRLPAVRAPQIGDILVFEWPTDPTKNFVKRLVGRPGDTLSMQGGALLRNGVPVRERYVSHTEPDVDPMTDEFRWQRGYLTNTAAAAEAGMPPIYRPSRDNWGPIVVPPKHLFVLGDNRDNSLDSRYWGFVPDSLLRGTPWIVYYSFTPDSAARVPWLTGIRWGRLGALVR comes from the coding sequence ATGGCGCCGAACAAAGATCATCGCGCGAATGCCCTGCGGGCGGCCAATGGCCGCTCGCGTCGGCGCGCGCTCTCGTTCGGCTGGCTCTGGGAATGGGCCAAAGTGCTGCCGCCGGCGGTGCTGCTGTTTCTGGTGCTCCGCACCTTCGTGGTGGAGGCGTACAAGATCCCGTCCGGCAGCATGGAGCGCACGCTGCTGGTCGGGGATTTTCTGTTGGTGAACAAGTGGCTGTACGGCGCCGAGGTCCCGTATACGCATCGGCGCTTGCCTGCGGTGCGAGCGCCACAAATCGGCGACATTCTGGTGTTCGAGTGGCCCACCGATCCCACCAAGAACTTTGTCAAGCGATTGGTGGGACGGCCCGGTGATACGCTGTCCATGCAGGGCGGCGCGCTACTCCGCAACGGTGTACCGGTACGCGAACGATATGTGTCGCATACTGAACCGGACGTCGATCCGATGACCGACGAATTCCGCTGGCAGCGCGGGTATCTCACCAATACCGCCGCGGCCGCCGAAGCCGGCATGCCGCCGATCTATCGTCCGTCGCGAGACAACTGGGGCCCGATCGTGGTACCGCCCAAGCATTTGTTCGTGCTTGGCGACAATCGCGATAATTCTCTCGATAGCCGCTACTGGGGCTTTGTCCCCGACAGTTTGCTGCGAGGGACGCCGTGGATCGTCTACTACAGTTTTACCCCGGACTCCGCGGCGCGTGTACCGTGGCTCACCGGTATCCGGTGGGGCCGCCTGGGAGCGCTCGTTCGCTGA
- a CDS encoding sigma-70 family RNA polymerase sigma factor, which translates to MAVTPPKKKVSYEEGSLDQYLRDISAYPLISREEEAELARRIRVGDQEALDKLVRSNLRFVVSVAKKYQNQGVSLSDLINEGNLGLIRAAHKFDETKGIKFISYAVWWIRQAILQALAEQSRIVRVPLNRAGTLHRIGKRANTLLQELGREATHAEIAEGMDITEEEVAKTMSISQVHLSLDAPLTPGEDNRLLDYLPDTNHATPDEQTFEKALTEAIEDSLGSLKERESKILRLYFGIDGTEPMTLEEIGSQLGITRERVRQIKEKALSRLRHVSRSKSLESFLG; encoded by the coding sequence ATGGCTGTGACGCCCCCGAAAAAGAAGGTGTCGTACGAGGAAGGCTCACTCGATCAGTATCTGCGCGACATCAGCGCATACCCGCTGATCTCCCGAGAAGAAGAAGCGGAGCTTGCGCGACGGATCCGGGTCGGTGATCAGGAGGCGCTGGACAAGTTGGTGCGATCGAATCTGCGCTTTGTCGTGTCGGTCGCGAAGAAGTATCAGAATCAGGGCGTGTCGTTGTCCGACCTGATCAACGAGGGCAACCTTGGCCTCATTCGCGCGGCGCACAAGTTCGACGAGACGAAGGGCATCAAGTTCATCTCCTACGCCGTCTGGTGGATTCGTCAGGCCATTCTGCAGGCGCTGGCCGAGCAGTCGCGCATTGTGCGGGTGCCCCTGAACCGGGCCGGCACGCTGCACCGCATCGGGAAACGGGCGAACACGCTGCTGCAGGAACTCGGACGCGAAGCCACGCACGCCGAGATTGCGGAAGGCATGGACATCACCGAGGAAGAAGTCGCCAAGACGATGTCGATTTCGCAGGTGCACCTCTCGCTCGACGCGCCACTCACTCCGGGCGAAGACAATCGCCTGCTGGACTACCTGCCCGACACGAACCACGCGACGCCCGACGAGCAGACCTTCGAGAAGGCGCTCACCGAAGCGATCGAGGACTCGTTGGGCAGCCTCAAGGAGCGCGAGTCGAAGATCCTGCGCCTGTACTTCGGCATCGACGGTACTGAGCCGATGACCCTCGAGGAAATCGGATCGCAGCTCGGCATCACGCGCGAGCGCGTTCGTCAGATCAAGGAGAAGGCACTGTCGCGTCTCCGGCACGTTTCACGATCCAAGTCGCTCGAAAGCTTCCTGGGCTGA
- a CDS encoding SpoIID/LytB domain-containing protein, producing the protein MRSLIAGAFGTLVAAAAFTVACAPRGGSMGPSAPTPVMQGPITGEAHGRLDGRDRMARIALAGKAQQAPVSATGRWRIDEQGGRTKLVTGQGAENWRVEQQGGLLRVAGDNGDATPWREGPFVARAVDGGSALRYDNRRYRGELWFTPTDSGILVVNRLPVEEYLRGVVPIELGTRQPADRAALEAQAIAARSYAYIRVPSDESVEPRSGWHMVATVQNQVYAGLDVEAPIVNEAIDNTAGLVIRYNGLLVDAPYYSSCGGRTAAPKESWRDVREEPYLQSVDDTDPRTGRPYCDISPRNHWTAEFDEAQLSETVRRALVAAGARDPRPGVVTEMRVEGRTASGRATALVLRTDRGDVTVRNNEIRNVLRDARGAILSSTYFSVDRESRARGHLTGVSLHGHGNGHGVGMCQWGAIGRSRAGIDARTILRHYYPGTVVGFAD; encoded by the coding sequence ATGCGTTCGCTCATCGCTGGTGCCTTTGGTACCCTGGTAGCCGCCGCCGCCTTCACGGTGGCATGCGCGCCGCGTGGGGGCAGCATGGGCCCCAGCGCACCCACGCCGGTGATGCAAGGTCCGATCACCGGCGAAGCGCACGGGCGATTGGATGGACGAGACCGGATGGCGCGTATCGCGCTGGCCGGCAAGGCGCAGCAGGCGCCGGTGTCGGCCACGGGACGGTGGCGCATCGATGAGCAAGGTGGACGCACGAAGCTGGTGACGGGGCAGGGCGCCGAGAACTGGCGTGTGGAGCAGCAGGGCGGGTTGTTGCGGGTGGCCGGGGATAACGGCGATGCCACTCCGTGGCGCGAGGGGCCGTTCGTGGCCCGCGCGGTCGACGGCGGCTCGGCGCTGCGCTACGACAATCGGCGCTATCGCGGCGAGCTCTGGTTCACACCGACCGACAGCGGCATTCTGGTGGTGAACCGGCTGCCGGTGGAGGAGTACCTGCGCGGCGTGGTGCCGATCGAATTGGGCACCCGGCAGCCGGCGGATCGCGCTGCGCTGGAAGCACAGGCGATTGCCGCACGAAGCTACGCGTACATTCGTGTGCCGTCGGACGAATCGGTTGAGCCGCGCTCGGGGTGGCACATGGTGGCCACGGTGCAGAATCAGGTGTATGCCGGTCTGGACGTGGAGGCACCGATCGTGAATGAAGCGATCGACAACACGGCCGGATTGGTGATCCGCTACAACGGGTTGCTGGTGGACGCGCCGTACTACTCATCGTGCGGCGGGCGGACGGCGGCGCCGAAGGAATCGTGGCGGGATGTTCGTGAGGAACCCTATCTGCAGTCGGTGGACGACACCGATCCGCGCACCGGGCGCCCGTACTGCGACATTTCGCCCCGGAATCACTGGACGGCGGAGTTTGACGAAGCGCAGCTGAGCGAGACCGTGCGGCGGGCCCTGGTGGCGGCCGGCGCGCGCGATCCACGCCCCGGCGTGGTCACGGAGATGCGGGTGGAGGGTCGGACGGCGTCGGGGCGCGCCACGGCGCTGGTGCTGCGCACCGATCGCGGTGACGTGACCGTGCGCAACAATGAGATCCGCAATGTGCTGCGTGATGCGCGTGGCGCGATCCTGTCCAGCACGTATTTTTCAGTGGACCGCGAATCCCGTGCTCGTGGACACCTGACCGGTGTCAGCCTGCACGGCCACGGCAACGGCCACGGAGTGGGGATGTGTCAGTGGGGAGCGATCGGCCGGTCACGGGCCGGCATCGACGCTCGCACGATCCTGCGTCATTACTATCCGGGGACCGTCGTCGGGTTCGCCGACTGA
- the rimO gene encoding 30S ribosomal protein S12 methylthiotransferase RimO: MLKFGLVTLGCDKNTVDSERYLADLVAHGGEQVTDMRDADVVVVNTCGFIDAAKAESIEAIVAAARLKDDGKCQAVFAIGCMVERHKSELEEALPEVDVFLGNSETDRLIPELVERGLLGGSLVEHPGVRLFGGDLPHVRYLKISEGCDHGCAFCAIPLMRGKHRSFALDDLVKEAQLLEVQGAREMNLVAQDLAHYGRDRRDGVALPELLEALVRETSIPWIRNMYLYSTGITPRLLEVIAANSRIVRYLDTPMQHGSDAVLARMRRPERQKTIRERLAQYRAIVPDLAVRTSVIVGFPGETETDFEILCDFLEEMQFDRVGVFTYSPQEGTRANSMEDDVADSIKQERKERIEELQRAITSERYERFLGVESRVLVERASDVAGEMLCRAPWQADDIDGLVHVPINAASGIMTPGAFADVRIEHVVDDYDFRATLLRVAEQATAPIRRASRTLPLVGSGIPDSSSVGSFGR; this comes from the coding sequence ATGCTCAAGTTCGGTTTGGTCACCCTCGGGTGCGATAAGAATACGGTAGACTCCGAGCGGTACCTGGCTGATCTCGTCGCTCATGGCGGCGAGCAGGTGACCGATATGCGTGACGCCGATGTGGTGGTGGTCAACACCTGCGGCTTCATCGACGCCGCCAAGGCCGAGTCGATCGAAGCGATCGTGGCCGCCGCGCGCCTGAAGGACGACGGCAAGTGTCAGGCGGTGTTCGCCATCGGGTGCATGGTGGAGCGGCACAAGTCGGAGCTCGAAGAGGCACTGCCCGAGGTGGACGTGTTCCTCGGCAACTCCGAGACCGACCGCCTCATCCCCGAACTCGTGGAGCGCGGCCTGCTGGGTGGGTCACTGGTCGAGCATCCAGGCGTGCGTCTGTTCGGCGGTGACCTGCCGCATGTACGCTATCTGAAGATCTCGGAAGGATGCGATCACGGCTGCGCGTTCTGCGCGATCCCGCTCATGCGCGGCAAGCACCGTTCGTTCGCGCTCGATGATCTGGTGAAGGAAGCGCAGTTGCTGGAAGTGCAGGGTGCGCGCGAGATGAACCTGGTGGCGCAGGATCTCGCGCATTACGGCCGCGACCGTCGCGATGGTGTGGCGTTGCCGGAGCTACTCGAAGCGCTCGTGCGCGAAACGTCGATCCCCTGGATCCGCAACATGTACCTCTACAGCACCGGCATCACGCCGCGCTTGCTGGAGGTCATCGCGGCCAATTCGCGCATCGTACGATATCTCGACACGCCGATGCAGCACGGCTCCGATGCGGTGCTGGCGCGCATGCGTCGCCCGGAGCGTCAGAAAACCATCCGTGAGCGCCTCGCGCAGTATCGCGCGATCGTGCCCGATTTGGCCGTGCGTACCTCGGTGATCGTCGGATTTCCGGGCGAGACCGAAACTGACTTCGAAATTCTCTGCGATTTCCTCGAGGAGATGCAGTTCGATCGCGTCGGGGTGTTCACCTATTCGCCGCAGGAAGGCACGCGCGCGAACAGCATGGAAGACGACGTCGCCGATTCGATCAAGCAGGAGCGCAAGGAGCGCATCGAAGAGCTGCAGCGTGCGATCACGTCGGAACGGTACGAGCGCTTCCTGGGTGTCGAGTCTCGCGTGTTGGTCGAGCGTGCCTCCGACGTGGCCGGTGAGATGCTGTGTCGTGCGCCGTGGCAGGCCGATGACATCGACGGATTGGTCCACGTACCGATCAACGCCGCATCGGGCATCATGACACCCGGTGCGTTCGCCGACGTGCGTATCGAGCACGTCGTGGACGACTACGATTTCCGTGCCACGCTGTTGCGCGTGGCCGAGCAAGCGACCGCACCGATCCGACGTGCGTCGCGCACCCTGCCGCTGGTTGGCAGCGGTATTCCTGACAGTTCTTCCGTGGGGAGTTTCGGCCGATGA